A genomic segment from Micromonospora echinaurantiaca encodes:
- a CDS encoding fibronectin type III domain-containing protein, which produces MATIDDAVRTDATRPRSRFRGGLVTIATVAALLAAMGLTVLGLGAADNAVASYDASSWLWSAARSELARVNGVTARVDTRVEVPAARRHPMQVTQTDRLLILRDLNTGQVSSLDLATLQITATTRTTPGLGVNVALHEDAAFVVDAVQGVVRQLDPRSLAPVGEPVRYPPGITGGSFDGEGRLWIAVPSEGTVSAITAATLPSAPASAAPAGAGLSPKQVETYDVAEASHELVVSTLDDGVAVLDRTAGTLVRVQRGEVRRTPLPMTAPGALPIRTSGPVVPVTVADERKVHAVGAGGEVRAFTVPGTGDRLSPAVAWANRFYCADEATGTVYSFDANGQLVDTIRGKTTGPLELEVRENHLFINAPDTSTARVVNDKHQMREVDKYANDVLGGDPPPAPPPPPPPKKPKVGKPSAPRSVTAAAGNAQARVSWRPAAANGAQIIRYVVEGAGQRHEVGANQRAVEIKGLTNGETYRFSVHAVNAKGAGPARTSNPVIPTAAVPDPPASVTAQERPDGTVLVRWPAANGQGNTIAKYVVTATSAGANAPAGESRKTELVVPAGELEYGTQYAFTVVSVNDKGAGSAASPVSNTVVPYAAPGQPAGLRASTVANQPGTVAVQWSPAEANGRPVTKYLVDVGGRSSEVTDTRTTVSGLGNGQNVTVKVKAVNEAGPGPEATATARTVAEPRVTVTGSSATATAATVTFTVDAGGGQASCSLSTSGEPAKTGPCSSITMSGLAPGTKYTFTVTASNAAGEGTATRAQTTDALYGIATCNNGPDGDQRTYCNKDVDGRNGNEIFSVTRQDNDRQVGWAKPGTRLKAYCKKSGDHVDSWIYNNQKASTWWVQVEYSGKNYIPWAWLNLEGGDNINVLPTC; this is translated from the coding sequence GTGGCCACCATCGACGACGCCGTGCGCACCGACGCCACTCGCCCCCGATCGCGGTTCCGGGGCGGCCTGGTCACCATCGCCACGGTGGCCGCGCTGCTCGCCGCCATGGGGCTGACCGTGCTCGGGCTCGGCGCCGCCGACAACGCGGTGGCCAGCTACGACGCGAGTTCCTGGCTGTGGAGCGCCGCGCGCAGCGAGCTGGCCCGGGTCAACGGGGTCACCGCCCGGGTGGACACCCGGGTGGAGGTCCCGGCCGCCCGCCGGCACCCGATGCAGGTCACCCAGACCGACCGGCTGCTGATCCTGCGGGACCTGAACACCGGTCAGGTCAGCTCACTGGACCTGGCCACGCTGCAGATCACCGCGACCACCCGTACCACCCCCGGCCTGGGCGTGAACGTCGCGTTGCACGAGGACGCCGCGTTCGTCGTCGACGCGGTGCAGGGCGTGGTCCGCCAGCTCGATCCGCGCTCACTGGCCCCGGTCGGTGAGCCGGTGCGCTACCCGCCGGGCATCACCGGCGGATCGTTCGACGGCGAGGGTCGGCTGTGGATCGCGGTGCCGAGCGAGGGCACCGTCTCGGCGATCACCGCGGCGACGCTGCCCTCCGCGCCCGCCTCGGCCGCTCCGGCCGGCGCCGGGTTGAGCCCGAAGCAGGTGGAGACGTACGACGTCGCCGAGGCCAGCCACGAGCTGGTCGTCTCCACCCTGGACGACGGGGTCGCCGTGCTCGACCGCACGGCCGGCACCCTGGTCCGGGTGCAGCGCGGCGAGGTCCGCAGGACGCCGTTGCCGATGACCGCTCCCGGCGCGCTGCCCATCCGCACCAGCGGCCCGGTGGTGCCGGTGACGGTGGCCGACGAGCGGAAGGTGCACGCGGTCGGTGCCGGCGGGGAGGTGCGGGCGTTCACCGTGCCGGGCACCGGTGACCGGCTCTCCCCCGCGGTGGCCTGGGCCAACCGGTTCTACTGCGCCGACGAGGCCACCGGCACCGTCTACTCCTTCGACGCCAACGGCCAGCTGGTCGACACCATCCGCGGCAAGACCACCGGGCCGCTGGAGCTGGAGGTCCGGGAGAACCACCTGTTCATCAACGCGCCCGACACCTCGACCGCGCGGGTGGTCAACGACAAGCACCAGATGCGCGAGGTCGACAAGTACGCCAACGACGTGCTCGGCGGCGACCCGCCGCCGGCTCCCCCGCCGCCGCCTCCGCCGAAGAAGCCCAAGGTCGGCAAGCCGAGCGCGCCGCGCAGCGTCACCGCAGCCGCCGGCAACGCGCAGGCCCGGGTGAGCTGGCGGCCGGCCGCGGCCAACGGCGCGCAGATCATCCGGTACGTGGTGGAGGGCGCCGGTCAGCGGCACGAGGTGGGCGCCAACCAGCGGGCCGTGGAGATCAAGGGCCTGACCAACGGTGAGACGTACCGGTTCTCGGTGCACGCGGTGAACGCCAAGGGCGCCGGCCCGGCGCGGACCAGCAACCCGGTCATCCCGACCGCGGCGGTGCCCGATCCGCCGGCCAGCGTCACCGCGCAGGAGCGGCCGGACGGCACGGTGCTGGTGCGGTGGCCGGCGGCGAACGGACAGGGCAACACCATCGCGAAGTACGTGGTGACGGCCACCTCGGCGGGCGCCAACGCCCCGGCCGGTGAGTCGCGCAAGACTGAGCTGGTGGTGCCGGCCGGCGAGCTGGAGTACGGCACCCAGTACGCGTTCACCGTGGTGTCGGTCAACGACAAGGGCGCCGGGTCGGCGGCGTCGCCGGTCAGCAACACGGTGGTGCCGTACGCGGCGCCGGGGCAGCCGGCCGGGTTGCGGGCGAGCACGGTGGCCAACCAGCCGGGCACGGTCGCGGTGCAGTGGTCGCCGGCCGAGGCGAACGGCCGGCCGGTGACGAAGTACCTGGTGGACGTGGGCGGGCGCAGCAGCGAGGTGACCGACACCCGGACCACGGTGAGCGGGCTGGGCAACGGCCAGAACGTCACGGTCAAGGTGAAGGCGGTCAACGAGGCCGGACCCGGCCCGGAGGCCACCGCGACGGCGCGGACGGTGGCCGAGCCGCGGGTCACGGTGACCGGCTCGTCGGCGACCGCCACGGCGGCGACGGTGACGTTCACGGTGGACGCCGGCGGCGGGCAGGCGTCCTGCTCGCTGAGCACGTCCGGCGAGCCGGCGAAGACCGGCCCGTGCTCCAGCATCACGATGAGCGGCCTGGCCCCGGGCACGAAGTACACCTTCACGGTGACCGCGAGCAACGCCGCCGGCGAGGGCACCGCCACCCGCGCGCAGACCACCGACGCCCTCTACGGGATCGCCACCTGCAACAACGGCCCCGACGGCGACCAGCGCACGTACTGCAACAAGGACGTGGACGGCCGCAACGGCAACGAGATCTTCTCGGTCACCCGGCAGGACAACGACCGGCAGGTCGGTTGGGCGAAGCCGGGCACCCGGCTGAAGGCGTACTGCAAGAAGTCGGGCGATCACGTCGACTCGTGGATTTACAACAACCAGAAGGCGAGCACCTGGTGGGTGCAGGTCGAGTACAGCGGGAAGAACTACATCCCCTGGGCCTGGCTCAACCTGGAGGGCGGCGACAACATCAACGTCCTGCCGACCTGCTGA
- a CDS encoding carboxymuconolactone decarboxylase family protein, with protein sequence MALADAGAAAFGHTATLQVERALAQLLRLRVAQINNCSYCLLVHHAAARTAGIPPSKVETLTAWWETHLFTEEERAALAYAEVLTRAADATVNDRVQEAHDRLAVHFTEDEILEIVAVVINMNIWTRLKLAEGAMPTMAPPV encoded by the coding sequence ATGGCTCTGGCAGACGCCGGGGCCGCAGCCTTTGGCCACACCGCCACACTCCAGGTGGAACGGGCCCTGGCCCAGCTTCTGCGGTTACGCGTCGCACAGATCAACAATTGCAGCTACTGCCTTCTGGTGCACCACGCCGCTGCCCGCACCGCCGGCATCCCGCCGTCCAAGGTCGAGACTCTCACCGCCTGGTGGGAGACGCACCTGTTCACCGAGGAGGAGCGAGCCGCGCTGGCCTACGCCGAGGTGTTGACCAGGGCCGCCGACGCCACCGTCAACGACCGGGTCCAGGAGGCACACGACAGATTGGCCGTGCACTTCACGGAGGACGAGATCCTGGAGATCGTTGCCGTTGTGATCAACATGAACATCTGGACACGACTCAAGCTCGCCGAGGGTGCCATGCCCACGATGGCGCCTCCTGTGTGA
- a CDS encoding glucose-6-phosphate dehydrogenase has product MTTSPPSAPGPVAGLPAAGDHVSQTLLLLGGTGDLAARLLLPGLGRLVATGAQPGLTLIGSGTEDWDDERWRRRVADAFATVGADGPRAAEVVRTSRYVSADVTREEDLRRLLTLCRGRLVIFFALPPMITARTAAALARIGLPPGTRLMLEKPFGTDAVSARSLNGILARLVPEDQVHRIDHFLGKSTVVNILGLRFANRIFEPVLNSAHVACVDVVFDETLGLEGRAGYYDGAGALVDMVQSHLLQVLALIAMDAPPTLDAWDLRGGKAQVLRATRVWGGDPVRWSRRARYTAGEADGRRLPAYADEPGIDPNRGTETLAEVVLAVDTWRWAGVPFRLRSGKALVGKRKEAVVTFKQPPRVPTGLTGYEQPDRLRIGFGPDRLGLDVNINGPGNPLELDQVNLTADFGPGDLPPYGEVLRGAFEGDPALSVRGDTVEDSWRIVEPVLETWRAGAVPLQEYPAGSHGPGDSLLTPAPGELRRH; this is encoded by the coding sequence ATGACGACATCGCCTCCGAGCGCACCCGGTCCCGTGGCCGGCCTTCCCGCCGCCGGGGACCACGTCTCCCAGACGTTGCTGCTGTTGGGCGGCACCGGTGACCTGGCCGCGCGCCTGCTGCTGCCCGGGCTCGGCCGACTGGTGGCCACCGGCGCCCAGCCCGGCCTCACACTGATCGGCAGCGGCACCGAGGACTGGGACGACGAGCGGTGGCGCCGCCGCGTGGCCGACGCCTTCGCGACGGTCGGCGCCGACGGTCCCCGGGCGGCCGAGGTCGTCCGGACCAGTCGGTACGTCTCGGCCGACGTCACCCGCGAGGAGGACCTGCGGCGGCTGCTGACCCTCTGTCGCGGCCGGCTGGTGATCTTCTTCGCGCTGCCACCGATGATCACCGCCCGGACCGCCGCCGCGCTCGCACGCATCGGCCTTCCGCCCGGCACCCGGCTGATGTTGGAGAAGCCGTTCGGCACCGACGCCGTCTCGGCGCGGTCCCTCAACGGCATCCTGGCCCGGCTCGTGCCTGAGGACCAGGTGCATCGCATCGACCACTTCCTCGGCAAGTCCACCGTGGTGAACATCCTCGGGCTGCGCTTCGCTAACCGGATCTTCGAGCCGGTGCTCAATTCGGCGCACGTGGCCTGCGTGGACGTCGTCTTCGACGAGACCCTGGGCCTTGAGGGCCGCGCCGGCTACTACGACGGAGCTGGCGCGCTCGTCGACATGGTGCAGAGCCACCTGCTGCAGGTCCTCGCCTTGATCGCGATGGATGCCCCGCCCACACTGGATGCCTGGGACCTGCGCGGCGGCAAGGCCCAGGTGCTGCGGGCCACGCGGGTATGGGGCGGCGACCCGGTGCGATGGAGCAGGCGGGCCCGGTACACGGCCGGGGAGGCAGACGGGCGGCGGCTGCCCGCGTACGCCGACGAGCCGGGCATCGACCCGAACCGGGGGACCGAGACGCTCGCCGAGGTGGTGCTGGCCGTGGACACCTGGCGCTGGGCGGGCGTGCCGTTCCGGCTGCGGTCCGGCAAGGCCCTGGTCGGCAAGCGCAAGGAAGCCGTCGTCACCTTCAAACAGCCACCCCGGGTACCCACCGGGCTGACCGGCTACGAGCAGCCGGACCGGCTGCGGATCGGCTTCGGGCCGGACCGGCTGGGCCTTGACGTCAACATCAACGGTCCGGGCAACCCGCTGGAGCTCGATCAGGTGAACCTGACGGCCGACTTCGGGCCGGGGGATCTGCCGCCGTACGGTGAGGTGCTGCGCGGGGCCTTCGAGGGCGACCCGGCGCTGTCGGTGCGGGGCGACACCGTCGAGGACTCCTGGCGCATCGTGGAGCCGGTGCTCGAGACATGGCGGGCGGGAGCGGTGCCGTTGCAGGAGTACCCGGCGGGCAGTCACGGCCCGGGCGACTCCCTCCTGACCCCGGCGCCCGGCGAATTGCGTCGTCACTGA
- a CDS encoding DUF4396 domain-containing protein, whose protein sequence is MIVQPTWLVMLSWAALFVVLASTVVVVVDQFVLGYRQPAKIMEIVWPATALYLGPAAVLTYRQWGRPQSPRWLDRHGNPPRTSRHAHTIIQTYHCATHCTLGVLIATPITYGIGLELFGSTLWPEVVGDYVGAVAVGVAFRYSTEAPTGGRRVWAAMRKFIRGDLLTVSVFELALVGWLTLMHLHFFHGLLPSSPVFWLIIQVGLILGFFAAWPPTLLLIRRGVKTESLGTPQ, encoded by the coding sequence ATGATTGTGCAACCGACGTGGCTGGTGATGCTTTCGTGGGCTGCACTGTTCGTGGTGTTGGCCAGCACCGTCGTGGTCGTTGTTGACCAATTTGTTCTTGGCTATCGCCAGCCGGCCAAGATCATGGAGATAGTCTGGCCGGCAACGGCCCTCTACCTAGGCCCAGCAGCCGTCCTGACCTATCGACAGTGGGGTAGACCCCAGTCTCCCCGGTGGCTGGACCGGCACGGCAACCCACCCAGGACCTCGCGACACGCTCATACGATAATCCAAACGTATCATTGTGCGACGCACTGCACTCTGGGCGTCCTCATTGCTACGCCAATCACCTACGGCATTGGTCTCGAACTATTCGGCAGCACACTGTGGCCCGAAGTCGTCGGCGACTATGTGGGCGCAGTGGCGGTAGGCGTTGCATTTCGCTACTCCACCGAGGCTCCTACGGGTGGCCGAAGGGTGTGGGCCGCGATGCGGAAATTTATCAGGGGAGACCTGCTGACCGTATCCGTCTTCGAGCTCGCCCTGGTGGGTTGGCTGACGCTGATGCATCTTCATTTTTTCCACGGCCTGCTGCCTAGTAGTCCGGTGTTTTGGCTCATTATTCAGGTCGGGTTGATCCTCGGCTTCTTCGCTGCGTGGCCGCCAACCTTGTTGCTGATCCGCCGCGGAGTAAAAACGGAATCGCTGGGCACGCCGCAGTAG
- a CDS encoding OsmC family protein encodes METDQDRVVASARVVLPATERRRTDMTTRGFTFVADEPHNGALGEGPTPTEYLLMALASCTAQTLRQYVDYKYDTAGDITVEIDYHEPEQEGAERYLQRTITLSEEPDPDDLKVMHEIAERSPVTLLIQFAWSVRTEFVGR; translated from the coding sequence ATGGAAACCGATCAGGATCGTGTCGTCGCATCCGCTCGAGTTGTCCTTCCGGCCACTGAGCGCCGGCGCACGGACATGACCACCCGCGGCTTCACGTTCGTCGCCGATGAACCGCACAACGGCGCACTCGGCGAAGGCCCGACGCCGACGGAGTACCTGTTGATGGCGCTCGCGTCGTGCACTGCTCAGACGCTGCGGCAGTATGTCGACTACAAGTACGACACCGCCGGCGACATCACCGTCGAGATCGACTACCACGAACCCGAGCAGGAAGGCGCAGAGCGTTACCTGCAGCGCACGATCACGCTCAGCGAGGAACCTGACCCCGACGACTTGAAGGTGATGCATGAGATCGCCGAGAGGTCCCCGGTGACCCTGCTGATTCAGTTCGCATGGAGCGTGAGGACCGAGTTCGTCGGGCGCTGA
- a CDS encoding Ada metal-binding domain-containing protein, translated as MHYKAIQRREERLDGSFLAAVKTTGTYGRPTCRAKTPRTMSRQHCSNR; from the coding sequence TTGCACTACAAGGCGATCCAACGACGCGAGGAACGCCTCGACGGCAGCTTTCTCGCCGCGGTGAAGACGACCGGCACATACGGTCGGCCAACGTGTCGCGCCAAGACCCCTCGCACGATGTCGAGGCAGCATTGCTCGAACAGATAG